The DNA region atgtgcctggtcctacgttgtagttgactgacatCAGCTTCTCATTGTGGTAAGCTTTCTTTTGGTTATTGTGCTTCTGGATCTCTATTATCATACAAACTGCGTGGGCTGCATTTATTCGGTCAAGTAGAGTTGTCAGTAGTCAGCTTCAAAGCACACGTCATTCTGTAAAGAAGTTGTGAAACATAACATAATCCCTGCAGTGAAACGGAAAAATTTAAAGAAACAGCTACATATGACTTGTAAATGTTTTGCATTTGGTTGGTAAGCACTTATTATGTCTAATCTCAGAAAATACGGGGTTACTGTCGCACGCTTTGTATCACTAAGACCAGAATTTGAGGGCAGATAAGCTTTCTAAAACTTGAAGTAAAGTTAATACTTAGTTCCTAAAGTACCTGACTCCACTGGTTCACATGTTCAAACATTTTTATGTTCTTTGGTTTAGGTAATCAGGTAGCATAAAAGTTCCAGGTCATCAATTCGCACTTGAATAATATATCCTATTAGTTATAAACACAAGATTAAATAATCCATAAGGAGATATTTcggaatgtctaacttcatgtGTTGTCCGTGCATTTGTTTGGAAGCGATGATTGTTCCAATTTGATCACTGCATTAGTTCCGTTCATATTTAGTTTTAGGGTACACAGTAAGGTCAAACTTTGTGTAGTATTCCAAGTTCAGTGTCAAAATTTACAGTACTAAGTCAGTTTTAAATTTACATTACTGTAAATCTAATTATCTCTGCCAAACCAACTTTACCAACACAACATGTGGCATGAcaactatttttattattatttaattcactAGAATGGtaggcgtaggcgagatatccgtctattaaccaaaggacgtgtttactgtgaaacagttcgttccgtcctactttatggcagtgaaacatggccggtaagagtagaggatattcgtaggttactagcatttgatcataggtgtcttcgaaacattgctcgtatatcctgggaccaccgagtaagtaatgcagtttttaggaaacgggtactaggtaagaatGGCAAGTCAATTgtagatggctgggacacgtgttacgtatccCCACCCACCGACATGCGATATtttatggtataggagtaggttggaagaaaggtagaggcggccaaaccaaaacatggcacaaatgcatgaagtcactgacaagtggactgagccatgttggtaggtgtaaactacctagctgggatccgcgagacaatagcaaccgatggttagagaccctgaatgacatggctcaaaatcgtttgcaatggcgcaagtgcatccactctttgttttcccaaatcttaatcttctgaattcttcatgcccCTATTtattctctttccaaatttatttcattggattatattccttgaataacatcttcaaaccctaatcttaaCGATTattgcttataattttactgcctttaccactacgggatttgaatggacaattgtACCTCTgtactacctgcttcggtttgggcacccgggcagtatcacagccctcacacatatcaaatgagatttgtgtggcgcatatgtatttggtgcctcattgtaccaatgtttatgtgttaaataaaaaaataaaatctctTTACTAATatggtatgacaactcgaactgatatacacacgtacgaagttctacgtttttGATGACTGACACTGATTGTAAAATAACCCTCTCTTTGTCTACCTATTTTTTTACAATATTATTCTAGATAGAACGGTTCCACAATGAATCCAATTACGAATGCCAAAAATCAGAATTTAATGAATGAGAAGGAGTTATCGCTCGGTCACACAGGGACAGTTAGCAGTTGGCATAGACAGTACAAAGATTCGGCTTGGATCTATGTGGGTGGTTTACATTACGATCTCACTGAAGGTGATGTTATTTGTGTTTTTTCTCAGTATGGTGAGATTGTTAATATCAATTTAGTTCGGGATAAAAAGACAGGTGTGTCAAAGGGATTTGCATTTGTGTGTTATGAAGATCAAAGAAGTACTGTTCTAGCTACTGATAATTTAAATGGAATAAAATTAGGAGGTCGTATAATCCGAGTAGACCATGTCGAAAAATATCGAGTACCAAAGGACGGAGTTCTTGATGTTGGACATATGGATAAAAAGCCAGAGCACAAACGACCTACTGACTCTGTTTCGGAATTTGTTAAAGAGCATGGATGTGGTCCAGAAGTGATGAAACAACTGAAAAAAATTCAACAGGAACAAGACGAGGCAGAGAAGCGACGCCTCGAAGCTATTCAGAAGCGGAATGGTCGGGAGAAACGTCATAATCCAGAGTCAAGATCTAGAGAAAATGGAGAGTCAAGACATAGAGAGAATCGAGAGCCAAGGCTTAGGGAAAACAGAGAACCTCATTCAGAAACAAAAAGGGAAGACACTAGTCAAAGGAACTCTCCGAGACGCCTACGCAATCCAAGTCCTTCCCCACCGCGCAAAGTCTCTATTAAGGCGGAGCCCCCTAGTCCACCAAGACCATTCCGCTAAGTTCATCGAAAATTGTCACTGTACATAAACTTTTTTATAATTACATTATCGACTTGTGACACTAAAAATTGGTCACCCTTTAATACCGATGTATTAAACAAGATAGTATGGCTCTTGTACATGCAGTTATTGTAAATATCTACTTTTAGTGTATTTGATTCGtgctttttaaaataaatttgttattgAATACTTTTAATTTAGTTCTCGAAGCGTAACCACAAGTTTTATTCAGGTTCTTACAAGTCACCAAAATAATTCTACTCAGCTGCAAGTGTCCTCTGCCATCCCACCAGAGGTTGTTACGTGCTTAAGTGATTTTAGTTATTTCTAACTACAGGAATACCTATACGGGTAAATTAGTGTTTTTGTGTATGTTTTACTTCAACGATCGATCAGCATCTTGTCACATATTTCAAGTCTAAAACATGTGTGTAGCCTAAATTTCATTTTAGTACATGGAGCTATTAAAAACAACTTATGTTTGACTACAGGACAGAATTCCTTTATACTCATCATTGGTTATTAAATTGACGGATGAGTAACTTTGTCCTACTACTTCGCTTGCATACACAGCTGGGTGTTTCTGCAGATTACATAGATTAGTTAAAACGCCATGTACTATTACGACTCTAACACCCGTTGTCAGATAGTTGCTAGTCATTTGAATCTCTCAGTATCTACTACAGGACAACTGTTTAGCCATTGTAGTTGTAAACCTGATTCTGTGTAACAAATTCTTACCCGTTAGCAGTGAGAAAAACACAATTACAGTACTTCAATAAGATCAAATTTTAACCATTTAATGTTGAATGGGAAAAAAGAAAGTTTGATGGGTACTAAATCCAAACATTAAAATAGCTGGTAGTCTGTTCGTCTTTAAATGGAATAACCAAGAGTTGAGATTTGAATACAAATACGAAAACTGTTGACTCATTGTTAACGATGGTATTTGATGACACTTGAGTTCATGGTAGCTTTTTAGGGGATTAGTACTTAGATGATATCATTGGGATGAAGATTAAAAGAGTTAAGTTGCCAACCAAGATTGGAATATGAACAGCGCATAGCTTAGCTTTTCACCATCCTAAATACAATATTGTCTAAAGCAAGACTGAAATGAAAAAAGTCAAACCATAATCTGACAATTTTACGACAAACTAAACAATTCAGAACTCGGTATAACTGAATTCTCCATATCTTGATACAACTGAAAATATATATGGAAAAATAAGCAACAGCTGCGGAGCACAGTAATTAAAAAACTGAAATCGGATGCACGTTGCGATTGATTTGAGCTACGACTATTTGTCATGGATGACAAAATAAAAAGGTATTAATGGAGGAATACTAAAACTAGATACTTGAAAggagataaagagtgaatgcatcAGCACCAATAAAACTGGTTATAGATCGTGTCACTCGTTTTCGACAATTGATCAGGCGGACCTTAGCTATGTAGTCTGCACCCACACACACTGTCCGATTCAATAGCCAGtaacttcatggattgatgcCACATTTGAGTTTGATCGTCCTTAGTTTCTTCTCAACTCACTCCCATACCAAACAAAGTGGTACGTTGACTTAGACATGCATAATATATGTCTCAGCCATTCCAGTTGTATATTTACCTATATATCGTTGTCTAGGTATGTGTTTAACAACATCCAACCCATGTTTGAAGTGTCTGTACAAAATAAAGCCATTTACCTCGTCAGCTGATTTGTATGCCCTACTGAAAACTTTATGATTATAACGAAACAGCTGTAATATCGTACTATATCTTCGATAATCACATCCAAGTCAAAAGGTACATAAAAGGAAATGGTACAATGTCGTCATGTTTCTGCATAGAAATTTAAAGTTGGTAAATCCCAACTGTGTATTTTTTAATCATGCTTCATAATATCCCAAAGCAAGTATGGCTTGTACGATAGAAAAAGTAATTTCTAGGCTAAAAACAACTTTAGGGTGAAGATAATGTCATTATAGAGTTTATTAACATGTTGCTAATAAAGATAATATTAGATGTAGTTACTATTGTATTTAGTGTTTATCATGGGCTTATTACACCTCAATGGAAATCTTGTAAGCCGTTGTAAAAAGCAGATGTTTGTAAGCAGGCGGTTCGTGAATTTACAGTATCATTAAGATTGTAGCATCGGATTAGAATCATCTGTCGATCAACCAAATACAACATGATATCGCGCCAATTAGTGGTTCATA from Schistosoma haematobium chromosome ZW, whole genome shotgun sequence includes:
- the RBMX2_1 gene encoding RNA-binding motif protein, X-linked 2, variant 2 (EggNog:ENOG410VEA4~COG:J), translating into MNPITNAKNQNLMNEKELSLGHTGTVSSWHRQYKDSAWIYVGGLHYDLTEGDVICVFSQYGEIVNINLVRDKKTGVSKGFAFVCYEDQRRGRIIRVDHVEKYRVPKDGVLDVGHMDKKPEHKRPTDSVSEFVKEHGCGPEVMKQLKKIQQEQDEAEKRRLEAIQKRNGREKRHNPESRSRENGESRHRENREPRLRENREPHSETKREDTSQRNSPRRLRNPSPSPPRKVSIKAEPPSPPRPFR
- the RBMX2_1 gene encoding RNA-binding motif protein, X-linked 2 (EggNog:ENOG410VEA4~COG:J), which codes for MNPITNAKNQNLMNEKELSLGHTGTVSSWHRQYKDSAWIYVGGLHYDLTEGDVICVFSQYGEIVNINLVRDKKTGVSKGFAFVCYEDQRSTVLATDNLNGIKLGGRIIRVDHVEKYRVPKDGVLDVGHMDKKPEHKRPTDSVSEFVKEHGCGPEVMKQLKKIQQEQDEAEKRRLEAIQKRNGREKRHNPESRSRENGESRHRENREPRLRENREPHSETKREDTSQRNSPRRLRNPSPSPPRKVSIKAEPPSPPRPFR